From one Staphylococcus kloosii genomic stretch:
- a CDS encoding MarR family transcriptional regulator: MNKEEKLITEMRSLYQKIVWLNKPQMQKELKGYTATEVHCVQAIQEIDNPNVQKLSRELYMTRGAISKLMKKLLAKELIESYQREDNKKEIYYKLTSKGYEVFTIHERLHAQFQERDRQVFDNIKDEQYDAMLSFIEQYSAHLDEEIKQQSHNK; this comes from the coding sequence ATGAATAAAGAAGAAAAACTCATTACTGAAATGAGATCACTTTATCAAAAAATAGTATGGTTAAATAAGCCACAAATGCAAAAAGAACTTAAAGGGTATACGGCTACTGAAGTTCACTGTGTGCAAGCTATTCAAGAAATAGATAATCCAAATGTCCAAAAGTTATCACGCGAATTATATATGACACGGGGCGCAATTAGTAAATTAATGAAGAAATTATTAGCCAAAGAATTAATAGAAAGTTATCAAAGGGAAGATAACAAAAAAGAAATTTATTACAAGTTAACATCAAAAGGCTATGAAGTTTTTACTATACATGAACGTTTACATGCACAATTTCAGGAAAGAGATCGCCAAGTATTTGACAATATTAAAGATGAGCAATATGATGCAATGTTGTCTTTTATTGAGCAGTACTCTGCGCACCTTGATGAGGAAATTAAACAACAAAGTCATAATAAGTAG
- a CDS encoding MurR/RpiR family transcriptional regulator: MLLDHLINQYYDDLNDNDLHIINVMHNNMPQLPSMKIQELSQLTHTSISTIHRLVKKLGFEGYSDFKFYMKLKSQENTKQVEETHSIIEDVQRTIEHLDMLDYDALNKLIDIAPLIYIFGTGMAQQNVARDAQRHLLSISKKVILLNDENELAMAIDQMAKDDLMFIISLSGETQNITQPVHILKARQLNYVSITTLHDNFIAQNAKFNIYVSSTPLQFFNNTQYYSFTPYYVIFDYIVRTYHNYKIAQKNKD; encoded by the coding sequence ATGTTATTAGACCATTTGATTAACCAATATTACGATGATTTGAACGACAATGACTTGCATATTATTAACGTTATGCATAACAATATGCCGCAGTTACCCTCTATGAAAATACAAGAGCTCAGCCAACTTACACATACTTCTATTTCAACTATACATAGATTAGTTAAAAAACTAGGCTTCGAGGGCTATAGTGACTTTAAATTTTATATGAAATTAAAATCACAAGAAAATACAAAGCAAGTCGAAGAAACACATTCAATTATCGAAGATGTACAACGTACTATTGAACATTTAGACATGCTTGATTATGATGCACTCAATAAACTTATTGATATTGCCCCTCTAATTTATATTTTCGGTACTGGTATGGCACAACAAAATGTTGCTCGTGATGCACAACGACACCTATTATCAATTTCTAAAAAGGTTATTTTACTTAATGATGAAAATGAATTAGCTATGGCAATTGATCAAATGGCAAAAGATGATTTAATGTTTATTATTTCATTATCGGGAGAAACGCAAAATATAACGCAACCCGTACATATTTTAAAAGCCCGTCAACTAAATTATGTTTCGATTACGACATTACATGATAATTTTATCGCTCAAAATGCTAAATTTAATATTTACGTTAGCAGTACTCCCCTACAATTTTTCAATAATACTCAATATTATAGTTTTACGCCTTATTATGTTATTTTTGATTACATTGTTCGTACATATCACAACTATAAAATTGCGCAAAAAAATAAGGATTAA
- a CDS encoding MDR family MFS transporter — protein MEREVHDKIPQHILVAAWSIALGAIAPMLDSTMVNIAIKQLSATFHTTLSVLQWGITGYILALALAVPISGWLMNKFNGKRVFINAVITFGVISLCVGLSNSVFLFIVFRVIQGLSAGIITTLMSTLLVKVAGEAYLGRVIAIVTTPMILGPILGPVLGGVLLQLASWQWLFFINVIVTIIAVPLMIKNLPQFEPFKKHQKLDFVSLLLLAVFTVSVIYGVTCASQHNNFNNISTTLFMIIGAVMLIAYVFYDRISKRPTVLPLELFKTRNFAVSSVGLLLANMAILGPMIILPLFFQTFRHYTEIQVAIALIPQGVGMLITRPFIGKATDKYGAKRVLIISIMLSLIGSVPLIFITGHTPMIWILITLFIRGLCVGGIMLPLTSNAYKGLEEEQLPEAGVGVNIIEQLGTTFGTAIIATIVASYTYRIHTSANHSIVGYHWSFLFATILLLCIIIPSCFLKTASQQ, from the coding sequence ATGGAACGAGAAGTTCATGATAAAATTCCACAACATATTTTAGTAGCTGCATGGTCTATCGCTTTAGGTGCGATTGCCCCAATGTTAGATTCCACGATGGTAAACATTGCGATAAAACAATTATCAGCTACATTCCATACAACTTTAAGCGTATTACAATGGGGGATTACAGGATATATATTAGCCTTAGCATTAGCTGTACCAATCTCTGGATGGTTGATGAACAAATTTAATGGTAAGCGTGTATTTATCAATGCGGTTATTACTTTTGGTGTTATTTCATTGTGTGTTGGATTAAGTAATTCTGTCTTCTTATTTATAGTCTTTAGAGTCATTCAAGGCTTAAGTGCCGGTATTATTACTACGTTAATGTCAACGTTATTAGTAAAAGTTGCCGGTGAAGCATATTTGGGGCGAGTGATTGCTATCGTGACGACACCCATGATACTAGGTCCGATATTAGGGCCAGTGTTAGGTGGCGTGTTATTACAATTGGCTTCATGGCAATGGTTATTTTTCATTAATGTTATAGTCACAATAATTGCAGTACCGTTGATGATAAAAAATTTACCTCAATTTGAGCCATTTAAGAAGCATCAAAAATTAGACTTTGTAAGTTTGCTTCTTTTAGCCGTGTTTACAGTGTCAGTAATTTATGGTGTTACTTGTGCCTCTCAACATAATAATTTTAATAATATAAGTACGACGCTATTTATGATAATAGGTGCTGTTATGTTGATTGCATATGTCTTTTATGACCGAATAAGTAAAAGACCTACTGTATTGCCGTTAGAACTTTTTAAAACGAGAAATTTCGCTGTATCAAGTGTGGGCTTGTTATTAGCAAACATGGCAATTTTAGGCCCGATGATAATATTGCCATTATTTTTCCAAACGTTTAGACACTATACTGAAATTCAAGTCGCAATAGCATTGATTCCCCAAGGTGTAGGGATGCTAATCACTAGACCATTTATTGGTAAAGCGACAGATAAATATGGCGCGAAACGTGTGTTAATAATTAGTATTATGTTGTCTCTTATAGGTTCGGTGCCGTTAATATTCATTACGGGCCATACACCTATGATATGGATATTAATAACATTATTTATACGTGGGTTATGTGTAGGAGGTATCATGTTACCTTTAACAAGTAATGCTTATAAAGGACTTGAGGAAGAACAATTGCCTGAAGCGGGTGTCGGTGTAAATATAATTGAACAATTAGGTACGACTTTTGGTACTGCTATTATTGCAACAATTGTAGCTAGCTATACGTATCGTATTCATACGTCTGCCAATCATTCGATTGTCGGTTACCACTGGAGTTTCTTATTTGCCACGATTTTATTACTTTGCATCATTATTCCTAGTTGCTTTCTTAAAACGGCATCACAACAATAA
- a CDS encoding threonine/serine exporter family protein translates to MFWILNLIFSYAASLFFGVIFDVPKRLYNTAGIVGASGWMVYIFFSEGLEIHKIYCSFFGSLALGLLSHIMARLKKEPAIIFMIPGIIPLVPGGLAFDATKSLVLVQFSKAIDTMLEVTLIAGAIALGLLFADQFWKLIISGTKHTRRKI, encoded by the coding sequence ATGTTTTGGATATTAAATTTAATATTTAGTTATGCTGCATCATTGTTCTTCGGCGTTATTTTTGACGTTCCAAAACGCCTTTACAATACTGCTGGTATCGTAGGTGCAAGTGGCTGGATGGTATACATTTTCTTCTCCGAAGGCTTAGAAATTCATAAAATTTACTGTAGCTTTTTTGGTAGTTTAGCTTTAGGCCTACTGAGTCATATAATGGCTCGCTTAAAAAAAGAACCTGCTATTATTTTTATGATTCCTGGCATCATTCCTCTAGTACCCGGAGGCTTAGCCTTTGATGCTACAAAAAGTTTAGTATTAGTACAATTTAGTAAGGCTATCGATACAATGTTGGAAGTAACTTTAATAGCCGGCGCTATAGCTTTAGGCTTATTATTTGCCGATCAATTTTGGAAATTAATTATCTCTGGTACGAAACATACTCGCCGTAAAATATAA
- a CDS encoding phosphomevalonate kinase has protein sequence MIQVKAPGKLYIAGEYAVTEPGYKSVLIAVDRFVTATIEEADITQSSIHSKTLHHEPITFQRREDNIVLSDVNAAKQLKYVITAIEVFEQYVRSNNIKLKHFHLTIDSNLDDASGHKYGLGSSAAVLVSIVKALNEFYDMQLSNLYIYKLAVIANMKLQSLSSCGDIAVSVYTGWLAYSTFDHEWVMQQIEDTSVNEVLKKNWPGLHIEPLQAPENMEVLIGWTGSPASSHHLVSEVKRLKSDPTFYGKFLEQSHACVEKLIHAFKTNHIKGVQQMIRHNRSIIQQMDREATVDIETPHLKTLCDIAEAHGGAAKTSGAGGGDCGITIIRSDVNKNAIFDEWQRNDVQPLEFNIHHGQ, from the coding sequence ATGATTCAAGTGAAAGCACCCGGTAAATTATATATCGCTGGAGAATATGCAGTGACAGAACCCGGTTACAAATCTGTATTGATAGCAGTCGATCGTTTCGTAACAGCAACGATTGAAGAAGCGGATATAACGCAAAGTTCTATACATTCAAAAACATTACACCACGAACCAATTACCTTCCAACGTCGAGAAGATAATATAGTTCTATCTGATGTGAATGCGGCAAAACAATTAAAGTACGTCATTACTGCAATAGAAGTATTTGAACAATACGTGCGCAGTAACAATATTAAGTTAAAACATTTCCATCTAACAATAGATAGTAATTTGGACGATGCTTCTGGTCATAAATATGGGCTCGGCTCAAGCGCTGCTGTGCTCGTTTCAATAGTAAAAGCGTTAAATGAATTTTATGACATGCAATTATCAAACCTTTATATTTACAAATTGGCAGTTATTGCCAACATGAAATTACAAAGTTTAAGCTCTTGTGGAGACATTGCAGTAAGTGTTTATACTGGGTGGCTTGCTTACAGTACATTTGATCATGAATGGGTTATGCAACAAATTGAAGATACTTCTGTTAACGAAGTACTCAAGAAAAACTGGCCAGGTTTACACATTGAACCACTTCAAGCGCCAGAAAATATGGAAGTTCTGATAGGATGGACTGGTTCTCCAGCTTCTTCTCATCATTTAGTCAGTGAAGTTAAAAGGCTGAAATCTGACCCTACTTTTTATGGTAAATTTTTAGAACAATCACATGCTTGTGTAGAAAAGTTAATTCATGCATTTAAGACTAATCATATTAAAGGTGTGCAGCAGATGATCCGTCACAATCGTTCGATTATTCAACAGATGGATCGTGAGGCTACTGTTGATATCGAAACACCACATTTAAAAACGTTATGTGATATTGCTGAAGCACACGGTGGTGCCGCGAAGACATCGGGCGCAGGTGGCGGCGACTGTGGTATTACAATAATACGCAGTGACGTTAATAAAAATGCTATATTTGATGAATGGCAACGCAACGATGTACAACCGTTAGAATTTAATATACATCACGGGCAATAA
- the mvk gene encoding mevalonate kinase has product MTQYGYGEANGKVILIGEHAVTFGQPAIAIPFTSGIVRATITSRDANEESYISSDVYTGNLATAPEHLKAVTTRFKEKHNVKEPIKVTIETNLPPSRGLGSSAAFAVAFIRASYDYLDQPLSDELLIAEANWSERIAHGKPSGIDTQTIVSNKPVWFKQGNVENLKALTLNGYMVIVDTGIQGSTKESVEDVHNLCDSDDKYLQYIEHIGKMVYDASDAIKDSNFNKLATIFNSCQECLRHLTVSHEKIELILSESKKQGAIAGKLTGSGRGGSMILLAEDLETAQKIQQSAHDLGAHHTWIEYLGG; this is encoded by the coding sequence ATGACACAATATGGTTATGGTGAAGCAAATGGAAAAGTAATATTAATTGGAGAACATGCAGTCACGTTTGGACAACCAGCTATTGCGATTCCATTCACTTCAGGGATTGTTCGTGCAACAATTACATCAAGAGACGCTAATGAAGAATCATATATTTCAAGTGATGTTTATACTGGTAATTTAGCAACTGCACCTGAGCATTTAAAAGCAGTAACTACACGGTTTAAAGAAAAACATAACGTCAAAGAACCTATTAAAGTAACGATTGAAACAAATTTACCACCTTCACGGGGGCTAGGTTCAAGTGCTGCTTTTGCGGTAGCATTTATAAGAGCAAGTTATGACTATTTAGACCAACCATTATCAGATGAATTATTAATTGCTGAAGCAAATTGGTCAGAAAGAATTGCACATGGTAAACCGAGTGGCATTGATACTCAAACTATTGTTTCAAATAAACCGGTATGGTTTAAACAAGGTAATGTCGAAAATTTAAAAGCTTTAACGTTGAACGGATACATGGTTATTGTAGATACTGGCATACAGGGTTCGACGAAAGAATCAGTTGAAGATGTACATAATTTATGTGATTCCGATGATAAATATCTGCAATATATCGAACATATTGGTAAAATGGTTTATGATGCTAGTGACGCGATTAAAGACTCTAATTTTAATAAGTTAGCGACTATTTTTAATTCTTGTCAGGAATGTCTAAGACATTTAACTGTCAGTCATGAAAAAATCGAACTTATTTTATCAGAAAGTAAAAAACAAGGCGCTATAGCTGGTAAATTAACAGGTAGTGGTAGAGGAGGAAGTATGATTCTTCTCGCTGAAGACCTTGAGACTGCTCAAAAAATACAACAAAGTGCCCATGATCTTGGTGCGCATCATACATGGATTGAATATTTAGGAGGGTAA
- the hemQ gene encoding hydrogen peroxide-dependent heme synthase: MPQAPETLDGWYSLHLFYAIDWTTLRLVPETDRQTMVEELQSFLTKHESARNNNAGDHAFYNITGQKADILLWVLRPELKDLNAVENEFNKLQITDYLIPTYSYVSIIELGNYLAGKSDEDPYENPHIKPRLFPELPTSEYICFYPMDKRRNETYNWYMLPLEKRQELMYNHGKIGRKYAGKIKQFITGSVGLDDYEWGVTLFADDPLQFKKIVYEMRFDETTARYGDFGSFYVGQIIQSEQLPSFFAL, encoded by the coding sequence ATGCCACAAGCACCAGAAACTTTAGATGGTTGGTATAGCTTACATTTATTTTACGCTATAGATTGGACAACTTTACGCTTAGTCCCAGAAACAGATCGTCAAACGATGGTTGAGGAATTGCAATCATTTTTAACTAAACATGAATCTGCACGCAATAATAATGCCGGAGATCATGCTTTTTATAACATTACAGGTCAGAAAGCTGACATTTTACTTTGGGTCTTAAGACCTGAACTAAAAGATTTAAATGCTGTAGAAAATGAGTTTAACAAATTACAAATAACAGACTATTTAATTCCAACATATTCATACGTTTCAATTATTGAATTAGGCAATTATCTAGCCGGTAAATCAGACGAAGATCCATATGAGAACCCACATATTAAACCTAGATTATTCCCTGAATTACCAACATCAGAATATATTTGTTTTTATCCTATGGATAAACGTCGTAACGAGACTTATAACTGGTATATGTTACCTCTTGAGAAACGCCAAGAGTTGATGTATAACCATGGTAAAATCGGACGTAAATACGCTGGTAAAATCAAACAATTCATTACAGGTTCTGTTGGATTAGACGATTACGAGTGGGGCGTTACATTATTTGCTGACGATCCATTACAATTCAAAAAAATAGTTTATGAAATGAGATTCGATGAAACTACAGCTCGTTATGGTGACTTTGGTAGTTTCTATGTAGGACAAATTATTCAAAGTGAACAATTGCCTTCATTCTTCGCACTTTAA
- a CDS encoding threonine/serine exporter family protein has protein sequence MTTINQSTENSNEKLIKDVVVLAGRILLESGAEGTRVEDTMTRIANALGYTESNSFVTNTVINFMLHNESNPRIFRIKARDTNLFRISRTNGVSRKIAKNEISLEDAYKELEKIYSEQSIQHDLIYKFIAASVISVSFLYLQGGHLIDVFTALFAGAFGYIVVEILDRKLHAHFIPEFFGATVIGLFAILGNTLIPGGSIETIIIAAVMPIVPGVLITNAIQDLFGGHMLMFTTKSLEALVTAFGIGAGVGTILIIV, from the coding sequence ATGACAACTATAAATCAATCAACTGAAAATTCCAACGAAAAACTAATTAAAGATGTGGTTGTACTTGCTGGCCGTATTTTACTTGAATCAGGTGCTGAAGGTACAAGAGTAGAAGATACAATGACACGTATCGCAAATGCACTTGGTTACACAGAAAGCAATAGCTTTGTAACAAACACAGTAATCAATTTCATGTTACATAATGAATCTAATCCAAGGATATTCAGAATAAAGGCTCGTGACACTAACCTCTTTCGTATTTCACGTACAAATGGCGTGTCCCGAAAAATTGCTAAAAATGAAATATCCTTAGAAGATGCATATAAAGAATTAGAAAAAATATACAGTGAACAAAGTATACAGCATGATTTAATTTATAAATTTATCGCAGCTAGTGTGATATCAGTTAGCTTTTTATATTTACAAGGCGGACACTTAATAGATGTATTTACAGCTTTATTTGCTGGTGCCTTTGGCTACATCGTTGTAGAAATTTTAGATCGTAAATTGCATGCACATTTTATACCCGAATTCTTTGGAGCAACCGTCATCGGTCTATTTGCTATTTTAGGTAATACTTTAATTCCAGGTGGTTCTATTGAAACCATAATTATCGCCGCCGTCATGCCTATCGTACCCGGTGTCTTAATAACTAACGCAATACAGGATTTATTTGGTGGACATATGTTAATGTTTACAACGAAATCACTCGAAGCCCTCGTTACCGCCTTTGGTATTGGTGCAGGTGTTGGTACAATTTTAATCATAGTTTAG
- the mvaD gene encoding diphosphomevalonate decarboxylase: MAKSGKARAHTNIALIKYWGKADEQLILPMNNSLSVSLERFYTETKVTFDETYTEDKLVLNGVEVDDKESAKIRKYMDVVRAKSNTSMFAYIESDNYVPTAAGLASSASAYAALAAACNEALQLNYGKRELSKLARRGSGSASRSIFGGFVEWEKGHDDDSSYSFPIDANNWEDDLAMIFVVINNKSKKVSSRAGMSLTRDTSRFYQYWLDHVDEDIANVKTAIAHKDFVGMGEIIEANGLRMHATNLGAQPPFSYLVADSYQAMEIVHQCREAGHPCYFTMDAGPNVKILVEKTHKQYVVEQLESYFGQDKIIASDITRSGVEIIQ, from the coding sequence TTGGCTAAAAGTGGTAAAGCGCGCGCGCACACGAATATTGCATTAATTAAATATTGGGGTAAAGCTGATGAACAATTAATTTTACCAATGAATAACAGTTTATCAGTGTCATTAGAACGTTTTTATACAGAAACAAAAGTCACTTTTGATGAAACATATACCGAAGATAAGTTAGTGTTAAACGGTGTCGAAGTAGATGATAAAGAAAGTGCTAAAATCCGTAAGTATATGGATGTGGTACGAGCTAAAAGCAATACCTCAATGTTTGCTTATATAGAAAGTGATAATTATGTGCCAACTGCAGCAGGATTAGCCTCTTCTGCAAGTGCATATGCCGCTTTAGCAGCAGCTTGTAATGAAGCCCTACAACTTAATTATGGTAAACGTGAATTGTCCAAACTTGCTCGTAGAGGTTCAGGATCTGCTTCACGTAGTATTTTCGGTGGTTTTGTGGAATGGGAAAAAGGACATGATGATGATTCATCTTATAGTTTTCCTATTGATGCGAACAATTGGGAAGATGATTTAGCTATGATTTTTGTAGTTATTAATAATAAATCGAAAAAAGTATCTAGTCGTGCGGGTATGTCTTTAACTAGAGATACATCACGCTTTTATCAATATTGGTTAGACCATGTTGATGAAGATATCGCTAATGTGAAGACGGCTATTGCACATAAAGATTTTGTAGGCATGGGTGAAATTATTGAAGCTAACGGCTTACGTATGCATGCGACAAATCTAGGTGCTCAACCGCCATTTTCATATCTTGTTGCGGATAGTTATCAAGCAATGGAAATTGTTCATCAATGTAGGGAGGCAGGCCATCCTTGTTATTTCACTATGGATGCAGGCCCAAATGTTAAAATTTTAGTCGAAAAAACACATAAGCAATACGTAGTAGAGCAATTAGAAAGTTATTTCGGACAAGACAAAATTATAGCAAGTGACATTACGCGTTCTGGAGTAGAAATTATACAATAA
- the pta gene encoding phosphate acetyltransferase, whose amino-acid sequence MMSLLDVLQQKLSGKNVRIVLPEGEDERVLTAAVQLQESDLVAPVLLGNEANVKALANEKNLDISNLEIIDPATSELRSELVAAFVERRKGKATEEQAQEMLNDVNYFGTMLVYTGKAEGLVSGAAHSTGDTVRPALQIIKTKPGVSKTSGIFFMIKDDKQYIFGDCAINPTLEAQDLAEIAVESAKSAQSFGMSPRVAMLSFSTKGSAKSDDVEKVSTAVELAQQKIKEDNLTDVIVDGEFQFDAAIVPEVAKKKAPDAQIQGDANVFVFPSLEAGNIGYKIAQRLGGYDAVGPVLQGLNSPVNDLSRGCSTEDVYNLSIITAAQSLQ is encoded by the coding sequence ATTATGTCTTTATTAGATGTATTACAACAAAAACTTTCAGGAAAAAATGTAAGAATCGTCTTACCTGAAGGTGAAGATGAAAGAGTATTAACAGCGGCTGTACAATTACAAGAAAGTGATTTAGTTGCACCAGTTTTACTAGGAAACGAAGCTAATGTGAAAGCTTTAGCAAATGAGAAAAACTTAGATATTTCAAATTTAGAAATTATAGATCCGGCTACAAGTGAATTACGTAGTGAATTAGTTGCTGCTTTTGTAGAACGTCGTAAAGGTAAAGCTACAGAAGAACAAGCACAAGAAATGTTAAACGATGTAAACTATTTCGGAACTATGCTTGTTTATACTGGTAAAGCTGAAGGACTAGTAAGTGGTGCTGCTCACTCTACAGGTGATACTGTACGCCCAGCTTTACAAATCATCAAAACAAAACCAGGTGTGTCTAAAACATCAGGTATCTTCTTTATGATTAAAGATGATAAACAATATATCTTTGGGGATTGTGCAATCAACCCTACATTAGAAGCTCAAGACTTAGCAGAAATTGCAGTAGAAAGTGCTAAATCAGCACAATCATTCGGTATGTCTCCTCGTGTAGCGATGCTAAGTTTCTCAACTAAAGGCTCAGCTAAATCTGACGATGTTGAAAAAGTTTCTACAGCAGTTGAATTAGCCCAACAAAAAATTAAAGAAGACAACTTAACAGACGTAATAGTTGATGGAGAGTTCCAATTTGACGCAGCTATCGTACCAGAAGTAGCTAAGAAAAAAGCGCCAGATGCGCAAATACAAGGCGATGCTAACGTATTTGTATTCCCAAGCTTGGAAGCTGGTAATATCGGTTATAAAATTGCACAACGTTTAGGTGGTTATGATGCAGTAGGACCAGTATTACAAGGTCTTAACTCACCAGTTAACGATTTATCACGTGGTTGTTCAACAGAAGACGTTTATAACCTTTCTATTATTACAGCGGCTCAATCACTACAATAA
- a CDS encoding lipoate--protein ligase family protein produces the protein MDIASKYFNGVDWRYIDHSSGLEPMQSFAFDDTFSESVGREESSNVVRTWIHQHVVILGIHDSRLPFLSDGIRYLTEEQGYNAIVRNSGGLGVVLDQGILNISLIFKGKTETTIDEAFSVMYLLVAKMFEDEDVEIETHEIERSYCPGKFDLSINGKKFAGISQRRVRGGIAVQVYLCVEGSGAERAQMMKTFYDRAKQGQDTKFTYPNIEPNCMASLATLLDREITVQDVMFQLLYALKDLGGRLNMEPITDVEWSRYEGYFDKMIARNAKINNAMDN, from the coding sequence ATGGATATAGCAAGTAAATATTTCAATGGCGTTGACTGGCGTTACATTGATCACTCTTCAGGTTTAGAACCGATGCAATCATTTGCATTTGATGACACTTTTTCAGAAAGCGTAGGAAGAGAAGAATCAAGTAACGTCGTACGTACCTGGATTCATCAACACGTCGTTATTTTAGGTATCCATGATTCACGCCTACCTTTTTTAAGTGATGGCATACGTTATTTAACGGAAGAGCAAGGTTATAATGCCATAGTTAGAAACTCTGGCGGGTTAGGTGTCGTTCTAGACCAAGGTATTTTAAATATTTCGTTAATTTTCAAAGGCAAAACAGAAACTACAATTGATGAAGCTTTTAGTGTTATGTACCTACTCGTTGCTAAAATGTTTGAAGACGAAGACGTTGAAATAGAAACACACGAAATTGAGCGTTCTTATTGTCCAGGGAAATTTGATTTAAGTATCAATGGTAAAAAGTTCGCTGGTATATCTCAAAGACGTGTCAGAGGCGGTATAGCAGTTCAAGTGTATTTATGTGTTGAAGGTTCTGGTGCTGAACGTGCACAGATGATGAAAACATTTTACGACAGAGCTAAACAAGGACAAGACACAAAATTCACTTATCCTAATATTGAACCTAATTGTATGGCATCCTTAGCAACATTATTAGACCGAGAAATTACGGTACAAGATGTTATGTTCCAATTGCTTTATGCGTTAAAAGATTTAGGCGGCCGTTTAAATATGGAACCCATCACTGACGTTGAATGGTCTCGCTATGAAGGCTATTTTGATAAAATGATTGCGCGAAATGCAAAGATTAATAATGCTATGGATAACTAA